The DNA window CACTCCGCATCGGTCAGACAACTTGGGTAGCTTTGGTCGGGGTCGTGGCGACGATGCGCATCCGTATACCCATACCGACGCGGCGTTGCGCGCGCTTGCGCCTCGAGACCACTCTCGCCCCGGAGGCGCGTGACGCCCGCCTCCCGCAAGGACTTGCGAATCGTTGCTTCATGAGCCTCGATTCCCGTCCGTGCCGCGAGTTCCCGGGCAATCTCTGACAGCGTGGAGGTCGGGCGATCCGTGACAATTTGACGCAATACCGCTTGCTCCGCCTCGTGAATCTTGGGGGGACGACCAGCTTTCGACATCAGCGCACACCAGCTCAGTTGTAGACTGGTATACAAATAGCAGCTCAATTATTTTTGTCTACACCCTCTTAGGAACGATTCGGAAATTTCCAGCAGTTCTCATTTTGGCGTCATCCGCCATCGTAGGAGCCCGCTTGCGGGCGACATGACCTGCCAGTCGCCTTTGCGTTTGCCAAACCCCGTCGCCCGCAAGCAAACCCGCAAGTCCGCAGCCCGCCCGCAAGCGGGTTCCTACGTCAACATGAGAATTGCTGGGCAATTCCGCCCGGCTTGAGACATCCCCGCCCGCGGCGTATCCTCGCCCCCCTCGTATCGTGACACGCGGTGGCTGCCCATCCACGCTTCAGCGTTCGCGCACATCCCGACGGCTTCCCCCGACTCTGGCCCCTTATGGCGTCTTCCATGACTCAGCCCGCCACCGCCTACCATTCCTGGCGCGAATCGCTTGTCTCGCTGCGTCATCCCCGCGTGATCTCCATGCTCTTTCTCGGTTTCTCGGCCGGGATTCCGCTGCTTCTGATCTTTTCCTCGCTCTCGCTGTGGCTGCGCGAGGCCGGCATCGAGCGCAACGCGGTGACCTTTTTCAGTTGGGCGGCGCTGGCCTTCTCGTTCAAGTTCGTCTGGGCGCCCCTGATCGACCGCCTGCCGGTGCCTTTTCTCACCCGCTGGTTCGGTCGGCGCCGTGCCTGGCTGCTGGTTGCGCAGACATCCATCATCGCCGCCATCCTGTTCATGGCCCTGACGGATCCCTCGACGGGTGCCGATAGCCTGACGCGGATGGCGCTGGCCGCCGTGCTGCTCGGCTTTTCGGCGGCGACCCAGGATATCGTGATCGATGCCTACCGGATCGAATCCGCCGCGCCGCGACTCCAGGCGCTGATGTCGTCCACCTATATCGCCGGTTATCGCATCGGTATGGTGGTGGCGGGTGCCGGCGCGCTCTATCTGGCGGATCTCTTCGGGTCGGATGCCGGCGCCTACAACTACGGGGCGTGGCGGATGACCTATTTCGTCATGGCGAGCACCATGCTGGTCGGGCTGATCACGACCCTGACGATCCGCGAACCCGAAACCGACCGTTCCGCCGACCTTCACTACGCCCCCACGGATTATCTGCGTCTGCTGGCGGTCTTCGCCGTCACGGCCGCGACCTTCGCGATGGTCTTTTTTCTGGGCGACGCGCCTTTTACCGGCTTGAAGACGGCTGCGGGCGGCGGGGTTCTGACCGGCTTTCTGCTGGAGATGCTGCATTTCGCGCTGGCGGTGAGCGCGGGCGTCCTGATCGGCTGGATGCTGGTGAAACTGGGCGCCATCAACCGGGTCATGGCGCGCGAGACCTGGGTCGAGCCCGCGCTGGATTTCTTCCGTCGCTATGGCCTGAAAACCGCGCTCCTGCTGCTGGCCCTGATCGGGCTTTATCGCATCTCGGATATCGTGCTCGGGGTCATTTCCAACGTCTTCTATCAGGATCTGGGATTCACCAAGTCCCAAATCGCCACCGCGGTCAAAACCTTTGGCGTCTTCGTCAGCATCGCCGGCGGACTGCTCGGCGGATTGCTGGCGACCCGCTACGGCGTGATGCGCATCCTGATGGTCGGCGCCATTCTGTCGTCAGCGGCGCAGCTCATCTTTATCGCGCTGGCGAATGCCGGCGCCAATCTGGTGCTGCTGTATATCGCGGTGGGTGCGGACAATCTGGTCGCCGGGCTGGCGAGCGCCGCCTTTGTCGCCTTCCTGTCGAGCCTGACCAGCGTCTCCTTCACCGCCGTGCAATACGCCATTTTCAGCTCGCTCATGACCCTGCTGCCCAAACTGCTGGGCGGCTACTCGGGCACCATCGTCAACGGCATCGGCTATCCGGGGTTCTTTATCTTCACCAGTCTGATCGGTATCCCGGTCATCGGTCTGGTCTGGCTGGCGGGCAAACGCCTGGCGATCGCCGACCGGGCGCGGATGGCGAGCGGTGCGAAAAACTGATCACGGTTGAGGCTAGCACAAAGGAATTTGATCACCCACCATTGCGCTAGCCGATTGCGTGCGAACCGCGCGAGCGCCTATACTGAGTAAGCCGCTCGTCGGCACCGAAGAAAAACGGGCTTCTCGTCTCGCCCCCAGGGATATACCTTCAGACGATGGGCTCGCAATCCATCAAGACGGCCGTTCGGTCGGATTCGCGGTCTTCGCGGCTCCACTCCTCCGGTGGTTAGAGTCGATAAAAGGTTTATCGCGGAGCATTCTTTCCGCAACCCCTCGGGTCAAGACGCGCACTCAGGCCACGGGCCGTGCTGAACTCATTGGCGCGCATTCCTCCGGTCGGCTGCGTTCGACGTGAACGTCTGTCCTTAACGTCTCCATAATCATTCGAGAGTGTAACGACAATGATGAAAGCCATGAAAATTGCCGGTCTTGCAGCGGTCGTCGGTCTGGCCAGCGCCTCCTTTACCGCGAGCGCCTGGTGGGGCGGCCCCGGTGGCTACGGGAACGACGGCCGTGGTTACGGCAACGGCATGATGGACAACATGGGCGACATGTTCGGTGACGGCACCGGCGACTTCAACATGAACATGAGCGGCAGCGGTCGCAGTCAGGGTCGTGGCTACGGTCGCGGCTATGGCCGTGGCGATGGTTATGGCAGCGGTTATGGCGCGCCTTATGGTTACGGCGCTCCCTATGGCTACGGCGGCCCAGGCTATGGCGCTCCTGGCTATGGTGCTCCCTATGGCTACGGCGCGCCCTACGGCGCCATGCCTCCGCAGATGCCTGTTCAGCCTCCCCAGGCCGCGCCAGCTCAATAAGACCTTGTCCTTGAGCCGGTTCGTATAGATGCTTGCGGACACCCCGGAGACGGGGTGTACCGCTGGCCAGTATCAAGCGCATCGCTCGTTGATTGAAATCCGTCAAGATCGCGATCTCTCCGCCCTGCCTCCGCTTTACCGTCGATCAACCTTTGATCGGACCAAATCCCCAACCCGCGATTCGCGTCGGTTTTTTCCGAATCGACGTCCAGCATTTTAACGCCCGGCTTTGACGAACAGGACGGTTTGCCGCCCCGCCTTTCCCGAACCGAGCGAATACCGGATCCCGCGCCATATTCGCGGCGTGTTTCCCCTCCGCATGCCGGATCCCGCGTGCACAGAGATGCATTTATCG is part of the Thiocystis violascens DSM 198 genome and encodes:
- a CDS encoding AmpG family muropeptide MFS transporter, producing the protein MTQPATAYHSWRESLVSLRHPRVISMLFLGFSAGIPLLLIFSSLSLWLREAGIERNAVTFFSWAALAFSFKFVWAPLIDRLPVPFLTRWFGRRRAWLLVAQTSIIAAILFMALTDPSTGADSLTRMALAAVLLGFSAATQDIVIDAYRIESAAPRLQALMSSTYIAGYRIGMVVAGAGALYLADLFGSDAGAYNYGAWRMTYFVMASTMLVGLITTLTIREPETDRSADLHYAPTDYLRLLAVFAVTAATFAMVFFLGDAPFTGLKTAAGGGVLTGFLLEMLHFALAVSAGVLIGWMLVKLGAINRVMARETWVEPALDFFRRYGLKTALLLLALIGLYRISDIVLGVISNVFYQDLGFTKSQIATAVKTFGVFVSIAGGLLGGLLATRYGVMRILMVGAILSSAAQLIFIALANAGANLVLLYIAVGADNLVAGLASAAFVAFLSSLTSVSFTAVQYAIFSSLMTLLPKLLGGYSGTIVNGIGYPGFFIFTSLIGIPVIGLVWLAGKRLAIADRARMASGAKN
- a CDS encoding sulfur globule family protein; protein product: MMKAMKIAGLAAVVGLASASFTASAWWGGPGGYGNDGRGYGNGMMDNMGDMFGDGTGDFNMNMSGSGRSQGRGYGRGYGRGDGYGSGYGAPYGYGAPYGYGGPGYGAPGYGAPYGYGAPYGAMPPQMPVQPPQAAPAQ